In Amycolatopsis jiangsuensis, the following proteins share a genomic window:
- a CDS encoding MalY/PatB family protein: protein MSDARYADFDWDVARSRARGTKRWSVYGPDVLDLTVAEMDLPIAPPIATALADAVRRETVGYPVPAPLSGLPEIAAEWLSGTHGLAAEAGEIRLLPELMRGITHSIRLFTPAGSPVVVPTPTYRSFFGAVELADRAAVEVPMLREDDGYRLDLDAIDAELGRGARTVLLCHPANPVGRVFTPRELTELAELVERHGARVISDEIHAPLRYGTPFTPYAAVGGTARNHSVTLFSATKAWNIPGLRCGFLALTNPADHAKWAKLPGAATGGISPLGMLGSAAAFGHGADWLRQALRFLSGNRALLGELFTAAGLPELYTAPEATYLAWLDLRALGVADPAAVVLEKTGVATTPGPDHGRGGDGFVRLNFATAPDVLEDAVTRIAKLVATGRA from the coding sequence ATGAGCGACGCACGCTACGCCGATTTCGACTGGGACGTGGCGCGGTCACGTGCGCGCGGCACGAAACGGTGGTCGGTGTACGGGCCCGACGTGCTCGACCTGACGGTGGCCGAAATGGACCTGCCGATCGCCCCGCCGATCGCCACCGCGCTGGCCGACGCGGTCCGGCGGGAAACCGTCGGCTACCCGGTCCCGGCACCGCTTTCCGGCCTGCCGGAGATCGCCGCGGAGTGGCTGAGCGGCACGCACGGGCTCGCCGCCGAGGCCGGCGAGATCCGGTTGCTGCCGGAGCTGATGCGCGGGATCACCCACAGCATCCGCCTGTTCACCCCGGCCGGCTCGCCGGTCGTGGTGCCGACCCCGACGTACCGCAGCTTCTTCGGCGCCGTCGAGCTCGCCGATCGCGCGGCTGTCGAGGTACCCATGCTCCGGGAGGACGACGGCTACCGGCTCGATCTCGACGCGATCGATGCCGAACTGGGCCGCGGTGCCCGCACGGTGCTGCTGTGCCATCCGGCGAACCCGGTGGGCCGCGTGTTCACCCCGCGGGAGCTGACCGAACTGGCCGAACTCGTGGAGCGCCACGGTGCCCGCGTCATCAGCGACGAGATCCATGCTCCCCTGCGCTACGGCACGCCGTTCACGCCCTACGCCGCGGTGGGCGGGACGGCACGGAACCATTCGGTCACGTTGTTCTCCGCCACCAAAGCCTGGAACATTCCCGGACTGCGGTGTGGTTTCCTCGCGCTGACCAACCCCGCCGACCACGCGAAGTGGGCGAAGCTGCCCGGTGCGGCCACCGGCGGAATCAGCCCGCTCGGCATGCTCGGCTCCGCGGCGGCGTTCGGGCACGGTGCCGACTGGCTGCGGCAGGCATTGCGGTTCCTGTCCGGCAACCGGGCGCTGCTGGGCGAACTGTTCACCGCCGCGGGCCTGCCGGAGCTCTACACGGCGCCGGAGGCGACCTACCTGGCTTGGCTGGACCTGCGCGCACTGGGCGTGGCCGATCCGGCCGCCGTCGTGCTGGAGAAGACCGGGGTCGCGACGACGCCAGGGCCGGACCACGGCCGCGGTGGGGACGGATTCGTCCGGCTCAACTTCGCCACCGCGCCCGACGTCCTCGAGGACGCGGTGACCCGCATCGCGAAACTGGTCGCGACCGGCCGCGCCTGA